In the Elusimicrobiaceae bacterium genome, TTTTGGCTAATTTTGCGGCTTCTTTGCTTTCTTTTGTGCCGCCGCGTATTTCGGGACAGTCCACCCCACGCACCCGTACGGGAATGGCTTTGCAAAATACAGCATATTTGCACGACAAATAAACTTTAAAAGTATCTCCGTCATAAACAGAGGCGAGGGATACTTTGTTAAAGTTTTGAAGTTTGGGGGAAGTGTCTGCCTGTGCTAAAAGAAATCCTGAGCAGAAAAATGGCAATACAAACAAAATTTTTTTCATTTCTCTTCTATATCTATAGAGGCCTGCAACCATGCTTTGCGCAATTGATATACCGCTATACATAATAGTTTAAAAGCAACGAAAATAACCCAAGCAAAGATAATTCCGAGTAGCATAAGAAAAGAATCGTCAAAACCGCTCATTAAAAGAATAAGATAGACAAGAAGGGCAATTCCTGTTAAACCAATAAAAATTTTCATAATTTTACTCCTCTCCTTAATAGTTATAAATATTTTTCTACAGAATAAATATTGTTCCAATAGTCCAACTCATCTTCATTAAGAAGAAGAAAGACTATTTTAGAAGTGTGAAACTCTGTATTGAATGTATTTTTAACAGGTACGCTGTAGTTTGTATTCATGTTTCCGCGCACAGAATAACCATCGCTTCCATAAGCATTAAAATTAGTTGTGGAAGTAATATTCTCATGCGTGGTGTAAGAAACTGTTTTCATTTTAGAAAAAGAGTCTCTGTCTAAAACAGTGAAATAGGAAAATCCTTTCTTTTGGGCTGTTTTAGCGGCTTTTTTTAAATTCGTTTTACGGGCCGTTTCCGCACTTCCGAAAGCATTAGATTCGCAAGTAGCTAAATACAGGCGACCTTGTAAAAACTTTCCGCGAGTACCAAACATCTCAACAGGATCTAATTCTTTAACTTTTGGTGGATTAAAAACATTATAAGTGCAAGCTGAAACTGCTAAAGACACCAACAAAAGTAAAAATATTTTTTTCATTTTATATCTCCTTGAATTTAAT is a window encoding:
- a CDS encoding thermonuclease family protein, coding for MKKILFVLPFFCSGFLLAQADTSPKLQNFNKVSLASVYDGDTFKVYLSCKYAVFCKAIPVRVRGVDCPEIRGGTKESKEAAKLAKKFTKEFLKSGKILLRNCSRDKYFRLLCDVKVNGQDLATQLIEHSHAVPYSGGTKS